The window CCTGGCCTACCGGGCGATGCCGGAGTCCGCGCCCGAGGCCCGCGACCTCCCGCGCCGGCCCGCGCCGGCAGCGGTCGCGGCGGCGGTGACCCGCTCATTCTGGCGCCGTCGTGCTTGATCTCCGCGAATTCCGCCGAAACGCTGGATCCGGAGACGACGGTACTTCTACCCTCGCGCGAGTCCCGTACACCGGTACGGGCGTGAACTGGGGAGTTCGGAATGCGCGAACGCAGCACTGGGGACCGATCCGCCGTGGCCGACGAAACGGCCGCCATCGGCACGGCCAGGTAGCACCGGCGCAGGTCGGCGGTCGTGAGTGAGAAACAGTGCTAGAACACGGTTTCTCACTCACGACCGGCTGCGGCAGACCGGCTGAGCGGGGCCGGACCGCGGGGGCCGGGTGGTGCTGTCCATGCCGGTGACGGTCCCGGCCGCTACCATCGCTTCCCGGGCGTGATCGGGAGCGGAAGGCGGGCAGGCGTGGACGTGGCGAGTCCTCCGCGCGCCGCCGCGCCCGAGCCCGTAACCGTTAAACCGCGCCGGCCGCTGCTGCGCTGGGGCGTCCACGCCTGCTGGGTGGTGCTGCTCGCCCTCGCCACCGAACTGCGCGTCGGCCGCTTCGGGTTCCACCCCTCCGACCAGGGCTTCATCCTCGCCCAGGCCTGGCGCGTGCTGCACGGCGAAGTCCCGCACGCCGACATCATCTCCGCTCGCCCGCTCGGGTCCGCGGTGCTGCACGTCGTGGACTACGCCCTGCCGATGCCGCTGTTCTTCGGGTCGAGCTTCCTCTCGATGATCGAGATCATCGTCGCCACCATCGCCTTCGCCGCGCTCGTCACGCGCCGCCGGGTGCTCGACTGGGGCCCGGGCATGACCGCGATGGTCGCGGCGGCGTCGCTGATCAACCTCAACGCCTTCCCGCTGATGGCCTGGCACACCGTCGACGGCATCGCGCTCACCGCGTGCGGCGCGTGGGCGCTGGACACGGGACTGAGCAAGGGCCGCACCCTCGCCCGCCGCGGCGGGTTGGTGCTGCTCGGCTGCGCGGTGTTCGTCAAGCAGAGCTTTGCGCTGGCCGCGGTGATCGGCGTGCTGTGGCTGCTGCTGCACCCCGCCACCCGCACCGGCACGCGGCGCGTCGTCCGGCTGCTCCTCGACCTCCTTGCGGTTGGCGTGCCCGGCCTGGCCTACGTCGCGTGGGTGAGCATCGGCGGGGGCTTCTCCGAGATGGTCGAGCAGCTGACCGGCGGCGTGCCCGCGTACGGCGAACGGCTGCTCGGGCTGTGGCTGGAAGACCCCGAGGTGCTGACCCGGGCGCCGGTGCGGGAGCTGAGCTTCTTCGCGGCCATCGCCGTCGTGCTGCTGGCCGTCCGGCTGCCCGGCGACCGGCTCGGCGCGGCCGGGCGGATCGCGTCCTGGGTGCTCGTGCTCGCCGGGGCGGCGGCGATCGTCTGGACGGTCGTCGACGGCCGGTTCACCGGCTCTTCGCGCTGGGCGGACGTGCTGTGGTGGATCGTCGCGGTGAGCGTGCCGGTCAACGCGGCGGTCACGCGGAAGGTGCCCCTGCCCGGGCTGCTCGTGCTCGCCACCGGGTTCATGACCAGCCTGTCCTGGGGCAACGACACGCCTACGTTGCTCACCGGCACCCTCGCGCTGACGGCGTTGCTGCTGCTGAGCCACGTCATCCCCCCGCGGCCGCGGCTGGCCCGCCGCTGGGTGACGGCGACGGCAGGCCTGACCGCGGTGGCGGTGTGCGGCTGGGTCGTCGTCGCGCGCCACGACCAGGCGGCCTACCTCGACCTCGGGCACGACCGGCTGACGGCGGACCTCGGCGACGTCAGCCCGGCGATGGCCGGCATCCGCACCAACCCCTCGACGTTCACTTACGTCCGGCAGATCCGCGACTGCCTGGACCGCTTCCCCGCCGCGAAGACGGCGATCCTGCCGGACAGCACGTTCGCCTACCCCGCCTTCGGCCTGCGCAACCCCTTCCCGCTGGAGTGGCCGCTGCCGCTGGAGATCGTCGGCGACGCGCCGCAGCAGATGCTCGCGAAGGCCGACGAGCTGAGCCGCGACGGCGGCTACCTGGTGCTGTTCGAGACGGATTCGATCCGGCAGCTCGCCACCGGCGGCCCGGTGCCGGAGTCGATCCCGGCCGACACCCCGGTGTTCGACTACCTGGGCCTGGAGAAGGCGATCCAGGCCCGGCTCACCGGCCGCGCGATCACCTGCGGCAGCTTCGTCGGGAAGTACGCGCCCTGACCCTGCTCGCCCCGGACCACCTCGAGCAGGCTCTCCGGGACGTCGTCGAGCGCGTCGAGCAGCATGCGCCGCAGCTCGCCGCGTTGGACCTCGGGACGGCCGCCGGTGCCGTCGTCGACCTTCTCGTATAGGAGGTTTGCGTCCCGGTCGAGGATCCGCATCGCCTGGCGACCGTCCAGGACGAGCCCGCGGAACTCGTCCACCAGGCCGGCGGTTTCGACGGCGAGCTGCCCGTTGTAGTCGTGGATGTCGAGCATCCCACCCTGCATGCGGGCCATCGGGGAGGTCTCGGCTTCGTAGACGGTGACCGGGACGCCGTGGACGTGCAGGACGCGCGCCAGGGTGAGGCCGCCGAGGCCGGCGCCGATGATCGTGCCGGTCATGGATGCTCCTTCGGTTCGTTTCGCGACAACCGAAGACTGGTGCGGGCCGCACACCGCACTGGCACCCGGTGTCAGTCGGCGAGCAGGTCGTCCGGGCTGCCGCTCGCCAGCATCGCCAAGACGTCGAGGGCCGCGGCCAGCGTCGTCACCGGCGGAGCGGACACGGCGACGCGCACGGCGTTCGGCGCTTGCCCCGGCAGGACGGCGAACGCCGCCGCCGGCAGCAGCGCGATCCCCCGGCGGGCCGCCGCAGCGACGAACGTCTCCGCCCGCCACTGCTCCGGCAGCTCCCACCAGCGGTGGTAGGACGCCGCGTCGCCGCTCGCGCCGGGCAGCTTCGCCCGCACCACCGATGCCCGCTCGGCGGCGTCACGGCGTTTCGCGGCTTCGACCTCGGCGAGGGTGCCGGTGACGATCCACTGTGTGGCCGCTTCGACGGCGAAGCGCGACGCGGCCCAGGCACCCGACCGCACCGACGACGCCAGCCGCGCGGCCCACGCGGGTGGCGGCACCAGGAAGCCGGCGGTCAGGCCGGGCGCGACGCGCTTGGAGAGGCTGTCGACGAACACCGTCCGCTCCGGCGCGTACGCGGCGAACGGGCGGACGTCGTCGCGCAGGAACGTGTAGATGCCGTCTTCGATGACCGGCAGGTCCAGCTGTCTGGTGACGTCGGCCAGCTCCTCGCGGCGCCGCTGGGGCATGGTCGTGCCGAGCGGGTTGTGGAGGGTCGGCTGGACGTAGAGGGCGCGCACCGGCCGGGCCGCGGCCAGTGCTCCGGGAACGAGGCCGTGCTCGTCGGTCTCGATCGGCACCAGCTCGACGCCCAGCCGGGCCGCGACGGCCTTCACCACGGGGTAGGTCAGCGCCTCGACCGCGAGCCGCTCCCCGACCGGCACGAACGCGGCGATCGCGGCCGCGATGCCCTGCCTGCCGTTGCCGGTGAAGAGGATCGTCGCGGGGTCCGGGTGCCAGTCACCGCGGGTGAGCAGCGTCGCCGCGGCGTCCCGGGCGGCGGGCGTGCCTGCGGCGCCGATCGGGTGCAGGGCCGCGGTCAGGACGTCTTCGCGGAGCAGGGGTTGCAGTGCTTGGGCGAGCTTCGCGGTCTGATCGGGCAGGACGGCGAAGTTGAGTTCGAGGTCGACACGTGCGTCCCCGGGTTCGGCGAGCGCGGGTTCGGGCGGCGGCTTCGCGGCCCGGACGAACGTCCCGCGACCGACCTCCCCGACGGCCAGCCCCCGCCGGGCCAGTTCGCCGTAGACACGGGCGGCGGTGGAGTTCGCAATGCCGCGCTGCCGCGCGAACCGACGTTGCGGCGGCAGCCGGTCCCCGGGCCGCAGCCGCCCGGCCTCGATGTCGGCGGCAAGGGCGTCCGCGACGACGCGGTAGTCGTCCATGTCCACCTTCGCTTCCCGCCCGGTACGCCGTCGGTGGGCATGATCGCACCTCCGGCGGACGGGGCGCGCGGGCAGACAGGGTCGGCCCGCGTGTCCGGAAGCGGAACTCGCGTGTTCAGAGACGGGACTCGCGTGATCGAAAGCGGAACTCGCGTGATCAGGAACGGGACTCGCGTGATCGAAAGCGGAACTCGCGTGTTTGGAGGGGCATCTCGCGTGATCCGCCGGGCATCTCTCGTGATTCGGGAGGCATCTCGCGTGATTGAGCGGGCATCGGCGTGATGCCCCGGCAATCACGGGTGATGCCCGTCGGGACACATGCGATGCCCCGCTGATCACGGGTGATGCCCCTTGGCGCACGCGCAGCGAAAGTCGCGTGCGCGGCGAGCGCAGGCAGGACCTGGTCGCCGAGATGACCGGGCTCCCGGTGCGCGACGCCACGTCCGCCGTCCCCCGGTGCCTCGGGTGCCTGGCCGCTAGATTGGCCGTGGAGGTGTCATGACCGACAAGACCTGGGCCGAAGTCGACGACTACTTCACCGGCGCGCTGCTCGCCCCCGATCCGGTGCTCGACGCCGCGCTCGCCGACTCGGCCGCCGCCGGGCTGCCGCGGATCGCCGTCGCGCCCAACCAGGGCAAGCTGCTGAACCTGCTGGCCCGCCAGTCCGGGGCCCGCTCGATCCTGGAGATCGGCACGCTCGGCGGCTACAGCACCATCTGGCTGGCCCGTGCGCTCCCGGCCGGCGGCAAGCTGGTGACCTGCGAATACGAGCCGCGGCACGCGGAGGTGGCGAGGGCCAACCTGGCGCGGGCGGGCTTCGGCGAAGACGTCGTCGAGATCAAGGTCGGCGCCGCGCTCGCCACGCTGTCGACGCTGACCGGGCCGTTCGACTTCATCTTCGTCGACGCGGACAAGAGCAACCTCGCGAACTACGTGCGCGCGTCACTCGAGCTGGCGCGGCCGGGCACGACGATCGTCGTGGACAACGTCGTGCGGCAGGGCCGGGTGCTCGACGCGGCGAGCACCGACCCGGACGTCCTGGGCGTCCGGGAGATGGTCGAGGTCCTCACCGCCGAGCCGCGGCTGGACGCGACCGCCGTCCAGACCGTGGGCGCCAAGGGGCACGACGGGTTCGTGCTGGCCCTGGTCCGCTGACTCACCGCGGCGGCCGCACCACCGCCGGCGGGGCGACGGCCACCGGCACGCCCTGGTGCGCCGCCGTCATGAACCCGCGCCAGACGTCGGCCGGGACGACGTCGCCCGTGAGCTTCGCGCCGTTCGCGTCCCGCAGCAGCCGTTCGTCGTCGGAGCCGATCCAGACCGCGGCGGCGAGCCGCGGGGTGTAGCCGACGGCCCAGGCGTCCTGGTTGTCCGGGCTGTTGCCGTGCTCGGCCTCGCCGGTGCGCAGCGCGGCCCCGGGGCCGTCCGTCAGCGTGCCGGTGACCTCCTGGGCGATGCGGCGGCTTTCGTCGCCGTCTTCGTCGAACGCGGGACGCGCGGTGTCGGTGTGCTCCCAGACGACCGCGCCGCTCTCGTCGCGCACCTTCGCCACCAGGTGCGGCGTGGTGCGGACGCCGTCGTCCGCGAAGGTCGCGTAGGCGCCGGCCAGGTCCAGCGGCCGAAGCGGGTACCGGCCGATCGCGATGCCCGGCCCGATGAGGAAGCCGTCCTTCTCGCGCATCGTCGGCGTGCCGTCGACGGTCTCGGGGATACCGGCCTGCCGCGCGGTCTCGCTCAGCGCGTCCGGACCGAGCTTCTTCGCCAGCGCGACGAACGGGCCGTCGGCGTGCGCGCGCATCGCCGCGCGCGGGCTGCACTTCAGGCCGCAGACGTCCGGGTACTTGAACTTCTCGCCGAGGAACTCCTGCTCCTCGGGTGCCGGGACCGGCACGTCCGGGCCGTAGCCGCGGCGCAGGGCGGCGGCGAGTGTGAACGGGTAGAACGCCGAACCCGCCGCGTGCGGAGTGCCGGCGTAGTCCCGGACGCCCTGGTCGCCGCCCTGGTAGACGCGGACGGCGCCGGTCTTCGGGTCGACGGCGACCACCGCACCGCGGAACTCCTTCGGCTCGCCCTTCAGCCTGTCCTGCAACGCTTTCCTCGCGGCGTCCTGCATGCCGCGGTCCAGCGTCGTCTCGACGGTCATGTTGCCCTGCTGAAGCCGGCCGAGCGGGAAACCGTCCTGCTCGAGCTCGGCCAGGACCTGCTGCTTGACATGGAATTCGTCGTAGGTGATGCGGCCGGCGCGGGTCTCCGACGGCGCCTGGATCTCGTCGCCGGGATAGGCCATCGGTTCGCCGGAGTTGACGTAGCCGCGGGCCACGAGCTTGTCGTGCACGTACTGCCAGCGCCGGGCGGCGTGCGCGTCGCCGGACGCGGCCGGGTCGTGCACCGACGGCGACTGGATCATCCCGGCGAGGAAGGCGGCTTCGCTCCAGGTGATCGAGTCGTCGAGCTTCTTGCCGAAGTAGGCGTTCATCGCCGCGGCAGGCCCGAACGTGCCGCGGCCGAAGGAGATGATGTTGACGTAGCTTTCGAAGATCTGCTCCTTGCTCTGCTCCTGCGTGATCTTCGTGGCCAGCACGAGCTCGGCGAACTTGCGCCCGAGCGTGGCGTCGTCGTCGCCGGTGGACTTCTTGATGTACTGCTGGGTGATCCCGGAGCCGCCGCCGACGCCGGTGAGGAACGCGCGGCCGATGCCGGTCGGGTCGAAGCCCTGGTTGTCCCAGAAGGTCGGGTCCTCGGTCGCGATGATGGCGTCACGCAGCTTCGCGGGCACCTGCGCGTAGGGCACGAACGTCCGGTCGCCGTCGGCCGGCAGGACCTTGAGCAGCGGCGACCCGTCCGAGTACTGCAGGACGACGGTCTTGTCGAGCCCGGCGAGGACGTCCTGCGGGCTGCGGACGTCGAGCACGAGGTAGGCGACCCAGAAGGCGATCAGCGGGACGCCGATGAGCAGCCCGACGCTCCAATAGCCGATCCGCCGGATCCGCCGCCACCGCCGTCGGCGCGGGGTGTCCGGCTTGGCGGGGGTTTCGTCTTCTTCCTCCGTCGGCAAGGTCACGAATGGGTGACGTCCGGACGGGTGAAGAAGTTCTGTGGAGAACCAACGAGGTTGTTCGAATCCTGTCAAGGCGCCGTCAGGCCAGGAACGCGCGCAGGAGCGACGCCGTGCCTTCGATGTGCTCGGCCATCGCCTGGCGTGCGGCGGGGGCGTCGCCGGCCAGGATCGCGTCGACGATCGCCTCGTGCTGGGCGTTGGAGTGTTCGAGGTTGGGCGGCAGCAGCGGGATCCGGTCGAGCAGCTGGTTGACGCGGGTACGGGCATCGGCCATCGCCGTGGTCAAGGAGCTGGACGCGGTCACCTCCGCGATCGCGAGGTGCAGCCGGGAGTCCTTGCGGCGGTAGTCGTCGAGGTCCGCGCCGGCGGCTTCGGCGAGCGTGCCGGTGAGGTGCTGCCGGTCGGCCGGGCTGAGCGAGCGGGCGGCGGCCATCTCCGCGACGCCCGTCTCCAGGACGTAGCGGAGGCTGAGGGCGTCCTCGAGCACAACGGCGTCGACCTTGCCCCCGGGTGAGCGTTCCGGCGGTCCGGGCAGGGTGTCGTGCACGAAAGTGCCGCCATAGCGCCCCCGCCGTGACTCCACGTAACCGGCGTCGGAGAGGGCCCGGATGGCTTCGCGGAGCGTGACGCGGCTGACCCCGAGACGCTCGGCGAGCTCCCGTTCCGACGGCAGCCGCTCCCCCGCGCCGACCACGCCGAGGCGGATGGCCTGGAGCAGCCGCTCGACGGTCTCCTCGAAGGCGTTGCCCGCACGCACCGGCCGGAACAGCGCTTCACCGGCATTCGCCACCGAGGTCGGTTCCATCCCGCGAGTTTAGGCCGCGCCGCGGGGCCCGGCGCCGCCGCGGCGCACCTTCGGAGTGGCCGCGGACGGTCGCTGTCGGTGACACTCGTGTTCGCGTGCGGAAAAACCGGTGGAACCGGACGGCCACGGTCGGCGACGATGGCACCACCGACACCGAACATCGACGCAGGGGGCGATCCGGTGCACTTCCTGATGGCTGAAGATCTGGTCCACGAGCGCGAGAACGAGCTACGCCACGGCGTCCGCAACGACCCCCCGGGCCGGGCGACGCCGAGCCGCAGCCCGGGAACGCGGAAGCAGCAGCTGGGCTGGCGCCTGGTGGAGGTGGGCCTGAGGCTGGCGGTGGAGGACGAAGACCGGCGGAACTGACGTAGCTTTCCCGGGAAAGCGCCGCCGGGTCAGCACTCGATGACGTTCACCGCCAGGCCACCCCGAGCCGTTTCCTTGTACTTCACGCTCATGTCCGCGCCCGTCTCGCGCATCGTCTTGATCGCCTTGTCCAGCGTCACCACGTGGCTGCCGTCGCCGCGCATGGCCATGCGGGCCGCGTGGATCGCCTTGGACGCTCCCACCGCGTTGCGCTCGATGCACGGGATCTGGACCAGGCCGCCGACCGGGTCGCAGGTGAGGCCGAGGTGGTGCTCCACCCCGATCTCCGCCGCGTTCTCCACCTGGGCCGGCGAGCCGCCGAGCACCTCGGTCAGGCCCGCCGCCGCCATCGCCGACGCCGAGCCGACTTCGCCCTGACAGCCGACCTCCGCGCCCGAGATCGAGCCCGTCTGCTTGAGGATCGAGCCGATCGCGCCCGCCGTGAGCAGGAACGTCACGATCCCGTCGTCGGTCGAGTGCCGGATGAAGCGCTGGTAGTAGTGCAGCACGGCCGGGATGATCCCGGCGGCGCCGTTGGTCGGCGCGGTGACCACGCGGCCGCCCGCCGCGTTCTCCTCGTTGACCGCCAGCGCGTACAGGCTCACCCAGTCCATCGCGTACAACGGGTCGTCCGCGCCGTCTTCGGCCAGGAGCTTCTCGTGCAACGCCTTCGCGCGTCGCGGCACCTTCAGGCCGCCCGGCAGGACACCTTCGTGCGTGCAGCCGTTGCGGACGCACTCCGCCATGACGGCCCAGATGTCCAGCAGCCCGGACCGCACCTCCGCGGCAGTGCGCCACGACAGCTCGTTCGCCAGCATGATCTCGCTGATGGGCAGGCCGGTGGCGGCGCAGTGCCCCAGGAGGTCAGCGCCGGTGCGGAACGGGTACGGCACCGGCGTCGAGTCCTCGACGAACACCGCGTCCGTCTCGTACGACTCGTCGCGGACGAACCCGCCGCCGACCGAGTAGTACGTGCGCTCCCGCACCAACGAGCCCGAGGCGTCGAACGCGCGGAACACCATGCCGTTCGGGTGCGCGGGCAGGGACTTGCGGCGGTGCATGGTGAGGTCGGTGTCCTCGTCGAACGCGATCTCGTGCGTGCCGCCCAAGAGCAACCTGCGGGACTCGCGGATTGCCGAGATGCGCCCGGGCACGGTGTCGGTGTCGATCTCTTCGGGACGTTCACCGGACAGCCCGAGCAGGACGGCTTTGTCGCTGCCGTGGCCGAAGCCGGTCGCGCCGAGCGAGCCGAACAGCTCGGCCTGCACGCGCGCGGTCCGGCCGAGGTCGTTGCCGAGTCCGTCCACAAAGGTCAGTGCGGCCCGCATCGGCCCGACGGTGTGGGAGCTGGACGGGCCGATGCCGATCGAAAACAGGTCGAAGACGCTGATCGCCATTGATCTGCCCCTTCCTATCGCGCCAGCAGGGAGCTGGCTTCTTGCGCGGCCGGGCCCTGGTCGGCGAGGTGCCGCAGGTTTTCCGGCAGCTCCTCTCCACGGTAACCCTTGGTCTGGGCGTAGAGCCGTCCCGCGCGGTAGGACGAGCGGACCAGCGGTCCCGCCATCACACCCGCGAA of the Amycolatopsis sp. NBC_01488 genome contains:
- a CDS encoding aminotransferase-like domain-containing protein; amino-acid sequence: MDDYRVVADALAADIEAGRLRPGDRLPPQRRFARQRGIANSTAARVYGELARRGLAVGEVGRGTFVRAAKPPPEPALAEPGDARVDLELNFAVLPDQTAKLAQALQPLLREDVLTAALHPIGAAGTPAARDAAATLLTRGDWHPDPATILFTGNGRQGIAAAIAAFVPVGERLAVEALTYPVVKAVAARLGVELVPIETDEHGLVPGALAAARPVRALYVQPTLHNPLGTTMPQRRREELADVTRQLDLPVIEDGIYTFLRDDVRPFAAYAPERTVFVDSLSKRVAPGLTAGFLVPPPAWAARLASSVRSGAWAASRFAVEAATQWIVTGTLAEVEAAKRRDAAERASVVRAKLPGASGDAASYHRWWELPEQWRAETFVAAAARRGIALLPAAAFAVLPGQAPNAVRVAVSAPPVTTLAAALDVLAMLASGSPDDLLAD
- a CDS encoding O-methyltransferase — encoded protein: MTDKTWAEVDDYFTGALLAPDPVLDAALADSAAAGLPRIAVAPNQGKLLNLLARQSGARSILEIGTLGGYSTIWLARALPAGGKLVTCEYEPRHAEVARANLARAGFGEDVVEIKVGAALATLSTLTGPFDFIFVDADKSNLANYVRASLELARPGTTIVVDNVVRQGRVLDAASTDPDVLGVREMVEVLTAEPRLDATAVQTVGAKGHDGFVLALVR
- a CDS encoding transglycosylase domain-containing protein, with the protein product MTLPTEEEDETPAKPDTPRRRRWRRIRRIGYWSVGLLIGVPLIAFWVAYLVLDVRSPQDVLAGLDKTVVLQYSDGSPLLKVLPADGDRTFVPYAQVPAKLRDAIIATEDPTFWDNQGFDPTGIGRAFLTGVGGGSGITQQYIKKSTGDDDATLGRKFAELVLATKITQEQSKEQIFESYVNIISFGRGTFGPAAAMNAYFGKKLDDSITWSEAAFLAGMIQSPSVHDPAASGDAHAARRWQYVHDKLVARGYVNSGEPMAYPGDEIQAPSETRAGRITYDEFHVKQQVLAELEQDGFPLGRLQQGNMTVETTLDRGMQDAARKALQDRLKGEPKEFRGAVVAVDPKTGAVRVYQGGDQGVRDYAGTPHAAGSAFYPFTLAAALRRGYGPDVPVPAPEEQEFLGEKFKYPDVCGLKCSPRAAMRAHADGPFVALAKKLGPDALSETARQAGIPETVDGTPTMREKDGFLIGPGIAIGRYPLRPLDLAGAYATFADDGVRTTPHLVAKVRDESGAVVWEHTDTARPAFDEDGDESRRIAQEVTGTLTDGPGAALRTGEAEHGNSPDNQDAWAVGYTPRLAAAVWIGSDDERLLRDANGAKLTGDVVPADVWRGFMTAAHQGVPVAVAPPAVVRPPR
- a CDS encoding FadR/GntR family transcriptional regulator; the encoded protein is MEPTSVANAGEALFRPVRAGNAFEETVERLLQAIRLGVVGAGERLPSERELAERLGVSRVTLREAIRALSDAGYVESRRGRYGGTFVHDTLPGPPERSPGGKVDAVVLEDALSLRYVLETGVAEMAAARSLSPADRQHLTGTLAEAAGADLDDYRRKDSRLHLAIAEVTASSSLTTAMADARTRVNQLLDRIPLLPPNLEHSNAQHEAIVDAILAGDAPAARQAMAEHIEGTASLLRAFLA
- a CDS encoding L-serine ammonia-lyase; its protein translation is MAISVFDLFSIGIGPSSSHTVGPMRAALTFVDGLGNDLGRTARVQAELFGSLGATGFGHGSDKAVLLGLSGERPEEIDTDTVPGRISAIRESRRLLLGGTHEIAFDEDTDLTMHRRKSLPAHPNGMVFRAFDASGSLVRERTYYSVGGGFVRDESYETDAVFVEDSTPVPYPFRTGADLLGHCAATGLPISEIMLANELSWRTAAEVRSGLLDIWAVMAECVRNGCTHEGVLPGGLKVPRRAKALHEKLLAEDGADDPLYAMDWVSLYALAVNEENAAGGRVVTAPTNGAAGIIPAVLHYYQRFIRHSTDDGIVTFLLTAGAIGSILKQTGSISGAEVGCQGEVGSASAMAAAGLTEVLGGSPAQVENAAEIGVEHHLGLTCDPVGGLVQIPCIERNAVGASKAIHAARMAMRGDGSHVVTLDKAIKTMRETGADMSVKYKETARGGLAVNVIEC